A stretch of DNA from Catenulispora acidiphila DSM 44928:
CTCCTCGCAGTGGCCGCTGGTCTCGGCGGCGACCATCATCGTCGCCCTGCCGATCCTGGCGGTGTTCGCGATCCTGCAGCGCAACCTGGTCGAAGGCGTCGCCGGCGGGGCGGCGGCCGGGAGCCGGGGCGTCAACACAGCACAACCTGTGGAGAACAACGAATGACAGAACACGTACATCAGGGCTCGGCGACGAAGCGTGCGCTGGTCGTCCGCGGCGGCTGGGACGGCCACGTCCCGGTCCCCGCGAGCGACCGGTACGCCGCCGCGCTCAAGGACGACGGCTACGACGTCACCGTCTCCGACACTTTGGACAGCTACCTGGAGGAGGACCTGCTGGCCGCCACCGATCTGATCGTCCAGTGCTGGACGATGGGGCAGATCAGCGGCGAGCAGACCACCGGTCTGCTGCGGGCGGTGCGCGCCGGGACCGGGTTCGCCGGCTGGCACGGCGGCGTCATCGACGCCTTCCGCGGCGAGACCCGCTACCAGCTGATGACCGGCGGGCAGTTCGTGCACCACCCGCGCGAGTTCACCACGTACGAGGTGCACGCGCGACCCGAGCGCGCCGACCATCCGATCATGGCCGGGATCGCGCCGTTCACCGTCACCACCGAGCAGTACTACCTGCACATGGACCCGGCGGTGGAGGTCCTGGCGGTCACCGACTACGCCGAGGACCCGGACCATCCCGAACTCGCCGGCGTCGTCATGCCGGTCACCTGGACCCGGCAGTGGGGCGCGGGGCGGGTCTTCGTCACCGCGGTCGGACACCGGGTCGCCGACCTGGAGGTACCCGAGGTGGACGAGATGATCAGGAGGGGCATGGCATGGGCGACACGGTGAACGCGGACGACACGGCGAAGGACCGCTCCGTCCTGCGCGTCGGCGTGGTCGGCGTCGGGAACATCAGCGGGCAGTACCTCCAGGCCATCCCGCGGTTGACGAACCTGAAAGTGACCGCGATTGCCGACCTGGACGCCGAGCGCGCCGCGAAGGCGGCGGCCGAGGTTCCCGGCGCGCGTTCGGTGAAGCCGGACGAGCTGTACGCGGCAGAGGACGTCGATCTCGTCCTGAACCTGACCATCCCCGCCGCGCACGCCGAGGTCGCGCAGCTCGCCATCGCCGGCGGCAAGCACGTCTACGGCGAGAAGCCGCTCGCGGCCACCACCGCCGAGGCGCGCGTGGTGCTGGAATCCGCCGAGCGGGCCGGGGTGCGCGTGGGCTGCGCGCCGGACACGGTGCTCGGCACGGGGATCCAGACGGCGCGCGCGGTCCTGGACGCCGGGGACATCGGCGTCCCGGTCGCCGCGACCGCGTTCATGGTCACGCCGGGACACGAACGCTGGCATCCGGCGCCGGAGTTCTACTACCGCCCCGGCGGCGGTCCGCTGCTGGACATGGGCCCGTACTACCTCACGGCGCTGATCACGTTGCTGGGCCCGGTGAAACGCGTGGTCGGGATGTCCTCGACGCCGCGTCCCACGCGGGTCGTCGGGAGCGGTCCGCGCGCCGGGACGGAGTTCGGCGTCGAGGTGGAAACGCACGTGACCGGCGTGCTGGAGCACGAGGGCGGCGC
This window harbors:
- a CDS encoding Gfo/Idh/MocA family protein, with the protein product MGDTVNADDTAKDRSVLRVGVVGVGNISGQYLQAIPRLTNLKVTAIADLDAERAAKAAAEVPGARSVKPDELYAAEDVDLVLNLTIPAAHAEVAQLAIAGGKHVYGEKPLAATTAEARVVLESAERAGVRVGCAPDTVLGTGIQTARAVLDAGDIGVPVAATAFMVTPGHERWHPAPEFYYRPGGGPLLDMGPYYLTALITLLGPVKRVVGMSSTPRPTRVVGSGPRAGTEFGVEVETHVTGVLEHEGGALSTLVMSFEVWAGQLPRIEVYGTGGSLEVPDPNGFDGEVSIFRAEAKEWEQVPESGGYRDASRGYGVSDLARALGEGVPHRANGQLAFHVLDVMESLLAAAKSGESVTVGSTCERPAAVPAAARPEVR
- a CDS encoding ThuA domain-containing protein, which codes for MTEHVHQGSATKRALVVRGGWDGHVPVPASDRYAAALKDDGYDVTVSDTLDSYLEEDLLAATDLIVQCWTMGQISGEQTTGLLRAVRAGTGFAGWHGGVIDAFRGETRYQLMTGGQFVHHPREFTTYEVHARPERADHPIMAGIAPFTVTTEQYYLHMDPAVEVLAVTDYAEDPDHPELAGVVMPVTWTRQWGAGRVFVTAVGHRVADLEVPEVDEMIRRGMAWATR